Proteins found in one Ptychodera flava strain L36383 chromosome 3, AS_Pfla_20210202, whole genome shotgun sequence genomic segment:
- the LOC139129834 gene encoding galactosylceramide sulfotransferase-like isoform X1: MSFIMDPNLFSPRVLPDKPTLISMGVTRKAAFLCIIVITFFVMAFYIAALNDHFLTSATKLSTSFRQFASDALRNAPRNHGKRRISCTEITQIVFIKTHKTASTTANSVIQRFGYNRSLSFALPKIGHHFNERQPFSHTKLQYQRPPGNQSAHFNIIASHMTYNRPELDKVVPNATYITIIRSPVQRFESAFGFFECASEVGLNERENALEEFMKKPDKYVTKIGARKGILLRNGMSNVLGFDHRYHDNDSAINEMIDKLDRELDLVLISDYFDESLVLLKNALCWKLDDLLYISKFIRTNSKRHPISESVAKKILKWNKADVKLYEHFNQSFWKKVHSYGADFYKDVSEYRTRLQEFQEDCVEMNKTQRSTDNV; the protein is encoded by the exons atgtctttcatcatggatcccaacttattttcaccaagag TCCTCCCTGATAAACCTACATTAATCAGCATGGGTGTTACAAGAAAGGCGGCTTTCCTCTGCATCATAGTAATAACATTTTTCGTGATGGCTTTCTACATTGCTGCGTTGAACGATCACTTCCTCACTTCAGCTACCAAGTTGAGCACATCTTTCCGTCA GTTTGCCTCGGATGCTTTAAGAAACGCCCCCAGAAACCATGGAAAGAGGAGAATTTCGTGCACAGAAATCACTCAAATAGTATTTATCAAGACTCATAAGACAGCTAGTACTACAGCCAATTCTGTCATTCAGCGTTTCGGATACAATCGTAGTTTGTCGTTTGCCTTGCCGAAGATAGGACATCATTTTAATGAGCGTCAACCTTTCTCCCATACAAAGCtacaataccaaagaccacCAGGTAACCAGAGCGCTCATTTTAACATCATAGCAAGCCATATGACATACAACAGACCTGAACTTGATAAAGTTGTTCCTAATGCCACGTATATCACCATTATACGAAGTCCTGTACAGAGGTTTGAATCAGCGTTTGGCTTCTTTGAATGTGCAAGTGAAGTTGGACTAAATGAACGTGAAAACGCTCTCGAAGAATTCATGAAGAAACCTGACAAATACGTCACGAAAATCGGAGCACGAAAAGGAATTCTTCTAAGGAATGGCATGTCCAATGTTTTGGGATTTGATCACCGCTATCATGACAATGATTCTGCAATTAATGAAATGATTGACAAATTGGACAGAGAACTTGATTTAGTTTTAATCTCTGACTACTTCGATGAATCGCTTGTGTTGTTAAAAAACGCTTTATGCTGGAAACTAGATGACCTATTGTACATCAGCAAGTTCATAAGAACTAACAGCAAACGGCATCCGATATCGGAATCGGTCGCTAAAAAGATTTTGAAGTGGAACAAAGCTGACGTCAAGTTGTACGAGCATTTCAATCAAAGCTTTTGGAAGAAAGTTCATAGTTACGGGGCAGATTTCTATAAGGATGTGAGTGAGTATCGAACCCGTTTGCAAGAGTTTCAAGAAGATTGTGTCGAAATGAACAAAACGCAAAGAAGTACGGACAACGTGTAG
- the LOC139129834 gene encoding galactosylceramide sulfotransferase-like isoform X2, whose translation MGVTRKAAFLCIIVITFFVMAFYIAALNDHFLTSATKLSTSFRQFASDALRNAPRNHGKRRISCTEITQIVFIKTHKTASTTANSVIQRFGYNRSLSFALPKIGHHFNERQPFSHTKLQYQRPPGNQSAHFNIIASHMTYNRPELDKVVPNATYITIIRSPVQRFESAFGFFECASEVGLNERENALEEFMKKPDKYVTKIGARKGILLRNGMSNVLGFDHRYHDNDSAINEMIDKLDRELDLVLISDYFDESLVLLKNALCWKLDDLLYISKFIRTNSKRHPISESVAKKILKWNKADVKLYEHFNQSFWKKVHSYGADFYKDVSEYRTRLQEFQEDCVEMNKTQRSTDNV comes from the exons ATGGGTGTTACAAGAAAGGCGGCTTTCCTCTGCATCATAGTAATAACATTTTTCGTGATGGCTTTCTACATTGCTGCGTTGAACGATCACTTCCTCACTTCAGCTACCAAGTTGAGCACATCTTTCCGTCA GTTTGCCTCGGATGCTTTAAGAAACGCCCCCAGAAACCATGGAAAGAGGAGAATTTCGTGCACAGAAATCACTCAAATAGTATTTATCAAGACTCATAAGACAGCTAGTACTACAGCCAATTCTGTCATTCAGCGTTTCGGATACAATCGTAGTTTGTCGTTTGCCTTGCCGAAGATAGGACATCATTTTAATGAGCGTCAACCTTTCTCCCATACAAAGCtacaataccaaagaccacCAGGTAACCAGAGCGCTCATTTTAACATCATAGCAAGCCATATGACATACAACAGACCTGAACTTGATAAAGTTGTTCCTAATGCCACGTATATCACCATTATACGAAGTCCTGTACAGAGGTTTGAATCAGCGTTTGGCTTCTTTGAATGTGCAAGTGAAGTTGGACTAAATGAACGTGAAAACGCTCTCGAAGAATTCATGAAGAAACCTGACAAATACGTCACGAAAATCGGAGCACGAAAAGGAATTCTTCTAAGGAATGGCATGTCCAATGTTTTGGGATTTGATCACCGCTATCATGACAATGATTCTGCAATTAATGAAATGATTGACAAATTGGACAGAGAACTTGATTTAGTTTTAATCTCTGACTACTTCGATGAATCGCTTGTGTTGTTAAAAAACGCTTTATGCTGGAAACTAGATGACCTATTGTACATCAGCAAGTTCATAAGAACTAACAGCAAACGGCATCCGATATCGGAATCGGTCGCTAAAAAGATTTTGAAGTGGAACAAAGCTGACGTCAAGTTGTACGAGCATTTCAATCAAAGCTTTTGGAAGAAAGTTCATAGTTACGGGGCAGATTTCTATAAGGATGTGAGTGAGTATCGAACCCGTTTGCAAGAGTTTCAAGAAGATTGTGTCGAAATGAACAAAACGCAAAGAAGTACGGACAACGTGTAG